Proteins found in one Limnobaculum xujianqingii genomic segment:
- a CDS encoding multifunctional CCA addition/repair protein, producing MKTYLVGGAVRDQLLGLPVHERDWVVVGATPEQMLTLGYQQVGKDFPVFLHPQTHDEHALARTERKSGSGYTGFTCYAAPDVTLEQDLLRRDLTINAIAQDDDGTLIDPYHGQRDLELRILRHVSVAFSEDPLRVLRIARFAARYANLGFTIAPETWQLMKEIVNSGEIAHLTAERVWKETEKALSTRSPQVFFEVLRECGALAVLFPEINNLFGVPAPEKWHPEIDTGVHVLMVLEMAATLSDEIDVRFSALLHDVGKGVTPEALWPHHHGHGLAGIKLVEDICQRYKIPNATRELACLVSEYHDRIHTIYQLRPDSILSMLNTIDVWRKPHRLEQMLLVSEADYRGRAGWQQKAYPQANYLRQAFDVVNGVSVKDIIDQGFTGADIKEQLNKRRLEALTVWKENQPQS from the coding sequence GTGAAAACCTATCTTGTTGGCGGAGCCGTCCGCGATCAACTACTGGGCTTACCCGTACATGAGCGTGATTGGGTGGTGGTTGGTGCCACACCTGAACAAATGCTAACGTTAGGCTATCAGCAGGTAGGAAAGGATTTTCCGGTATTCCTTCATCCACAAACTCATGATGAGCACGCGCTGGCACGCACCGAGCGTAAATCAGGATCCGGCTATACCGGTTTTACCTGTTATGCCGCCCCGGATGTCACTCTGGAGCAAGACCTACTACGTCGGGACCTCACCATCAATGCCATTGCGCAGGATGACGACGGTACTCTTATCGATCCTTATCATGGTCAACGGGATCTGGAGCTGCGTATTTTACGCCACGTATCAGTGGCTTTCAGTGAAGATCCTTTACGAGTATTGAGGATTGCCCGTTTTGCTGCACGTTATGCCAATCTTGGCTTTACCATCGCACCAGAAACCTGGCAGTTGATGAAAGAGATTGTTAACAGCGGTGAAATAGCACACCTGACGGCAGAACGCGTCTGGAAAGAGACGGAAAAAGCACTATCAACTCGTAGCCCTCAGGTATTTTTTGAAGTACTGCGAGAATGCGGTGCCTTAGCAGTTTTGTTCCCTGAAATTAATAATTTGTTTGGCGTTCCAGCTCCTGAAAAATGGCATCCGGAAATCGATACTGGTGTACATGTATTAATGGTACTGGAGATGGCTGCAACCCTGAGTGATGAAATAGATGTCCGCTTCTCCGCATTACTGCATGATGTCGGTAAAGGTGTTACGCCAGAAGCGCTCTGGCCCCACCATCATGGTCATGGTTTAGCTGGCATAAAGCTGGTAGAAGATATTTGCCAGCGCTACAAAATTCCTAATGCTACTCGCGAGCTGGCCTGTCTGGTTTCTGAGTACCACGATCGCATTCACACCATATATCAATTACGACCGGACAGTATATTAAGTATGTTGAACACTATCGATGTCTGGCGTAAACCACATCGGCTGGAACAGATGCTATTGGTCAGCGAAGCAGATTATCGCGGTCGGGCTGGCTGGCAGCAAAAAGCCTATCCGCAGGCAAACTATCTCAGACAGGCTTTTGACGTGGTTAATGGGGTATCGGTTAAAGATATTATCGATCAGGGATTCACTGGTGCGGATATTAAAGAGCAGCTGAATAAGCGACGTTTAGAGGCGCTCACTGTTTGGAAAGAAAATCAGCCGCAAAGCTAA
- a CDS encoding TIGR04211 family SH3 domain-containing protein, which produces MLNLRTISIALLASLSMTSFTVAADTRYISDNLNTYLRGGPSDNYRLTGTINAGEKVELLAVNDSTKYGQIQDSKGRTAWIPMDQLSTAPSLSERVPALEQQVKDLTDKLTNIDNSWNQRTADMQEKVAKSDGIINGLKQENQQLKDELADARKKVSDISLQMDDKQRTIIQQWFMYGGGVAGVGLILGLLLPYLIPRRKKDRWMN; this is translated from the coding sequence ATGCTAAATTTAAGAACAATTTCTATCGCTTTACTCGCATCACTGAGTATGACGTCTTTTACCGTTGCGGCTGATACCAGATACATCTCTGATAATCTGAATACTTATCTGCGTGGGGGACCATCAGATAACTATCGCCTGACCGGTACTATCAATGCTGGCGAAAAGGTTGAGTTGCTTGCCGTTAACGATAGTACTAAATATGGCCAGATTCAGGACAGCAAAGGCCGTACCGCCTGGATCCCTATGGATCAACTCAGCACTGCCCCTAGCCTGAGTGAAAGAGTGCCGGCACTTGAACAACAGGTCAAAGATTTGACCGATAAGTTGACTAATATTGATAATAGCTGGAACCAACGCACTGCTGATATGCAGGAAAAAGTTGCCAAGAGCGATGGCATTATCAATGGCTTAAAGCAGGAAAATCAGCAGTTAAAAGATGAACTAGCCGATGCCCGTAAAAAGGTAAGTGACATTAGCCTGCAAATGGATGATAAGCAACGTACCATTATCCAACAATGGTTTATGTATGGCGGTGGTGTAGCCGGTGTTGGTTTGATTTTAGGCCTGTTACTACCTTATCTGATCCCACGCCGCAAAAAAGATCGCTGGATGAACTAA